In Desulfosporosinus youngiae DSM 17734, the genomic stretch GAATCCTCAAAAACAATAAACTCCTTTTTAGGAGCAATAATTGACTTAAGATAGTTATTGGCATTCTCAATTGGAGTTAGATAATCATAGTTTCCTGAAACGAAATAGCAGGGTATCTTTAATTCCGGTACCTCCTCCGGCAAATTGCTTTGCCTTATTTCCTGCCATAATGTCTTATCAGATTTGAATAACCCCGCAGCATAGCGTATCGCATCAAAATAATTGTATTCAGGACTAAATAATAGTCCTAATGCCAAATCTCTTTTTTCATTAATAAGCCGTGCTCCGCCGCCATATTTCCAAACAAAGTTTCTCGGAAATTCCTCTCTATGGTTTAAAATACTTTCCCGCCGAGCTTCTATAGCGTTTATATCCAATCTATTTTTTTGAGTTTTAGCCTGTAATAAACAATATTCCAAGGCTTCTAATTCTCCCGCCCAAAAATCACCTACTTGTCCAATCCCGAGATATCCTATATATTTTTCCGGTGCTCGATATGCTGCTTTAATACCTACTACTGATCCAAATGAATGTCCTGCTAAAATTACCTTATCTTTTTTTAATTCGTTTCTTATGTAATCTGTAAGTGCCAGCAGATCATCTACCAGAAGACTAATTGACAAATTAGAGTAGTCCTCTGTGAAGTGATAGGATTTTCCTGAACCCCGCTGATCATATTGGATTATCGTAAAATTTTGTTCTAAAAAACCTTGATATTTTCTGACATAAGCAATTTCCGGACAACCCGGACCTCCATGTACAAATATAATCGCAGGATTTTCTCTATCATTCCCTCTGATCAGCACCTCATGTTTGCTGCCGTTTAGCTCAATTTGTTTTAAAACACTTATACTGTTCTCATAACCTTTTATTGATGGCGTCCATGTC encodes the following:
- a CDS encoding alpha/beta fold hydrolase; translation: MKRKITRRTMKFIMFAVILGLLFPTWTPSIKGYENSISVLKQIELNGSKHEVLIRGNDRENPAIIFVHGGPGCPEIAYVRKYQGFLEQNFTIIQYDQRGSGKSYHFTEDYSNLSISLLVDDLLALTDYIRNELKKDKVILAGHSFGSVVGIKAAYRAPEKYIGYLGIGQVGDFWAGELEALEYCLLQAKTQKNRLDINAIEARRESILNHREEFPRNFVWKYGGGARLINEKRDLALGLLFSPEYNYFDAIRYAAGLFKSDKTLWQEIRQSNLPEEVPELKIPCYFVSGNYDYLTPIENANNYLKSIIAPKKEFIVFEDSAHFPQFEEKEKFFDLMNELNNSWK